TATATTACTTTGTTTTTATTATCACCTTTTACAACATGtaacaaataaaaacatatttgATTACGACAAAAGTGTGGTCAGGCCTCATAAAATACTATACTGAAATACTGAAATTGAAATACAGGGTGTATTTAATAGTCGGATTCCACTGCAAAATGTTTAGTCTGTTGAAAAACGCATTGCAACGGGAACAGTTTACTTCAACCAGAACTTTTCTCAACTAAAACATGAGTTTATATTGGAAAAATTAATGAAGGTACCTGTTTATTTCCATTTGCACTTTTTGCTTCCAAGAGTAAACGGTTtcagttgcaaaacattttgcaacagactAAATATTTAGCATTGGAATCCGATTAATGAATACACCCTAGTTTATGGTTTGTAGTAGTCCAACTAAGAAGGACATTTAGGCATAGTTGAATCTGCTCAATAAAGTAAGTACATTGCTCCAAAAAGTGTCATGATGTCCATTGTTGTCTCAAGAGCAGTAGAAGAGAAATAGGTATTTGTATCTATGTATTTAGCCATGTTAATGATGACCTAAGACAATTGAAGTTATCCATTTGATTGTGGTGGATCAGAAATATTCCAAGAAGCAGAACTATGGTGCATGTTCCTTTGCTCAGGCGAGGTGACAAAATAACCAATGGATGAGCTCTGCCAGTTCACCCTGGGTTCATAGCCCAAAAAAACATCCCAGCGGTCAAGAAAAACTATGCCAGCAATGGATGTAGAGTCACCGCCAGCGAAGTAGACGTGATTTGCACAGCGCTGTAGTTGGTCAGCGCTGTAGTTGGTCTCCACCGCCTAGCTCACGCAGCAATGTTGCTTCAAAAGTTGATACATGTGCATCCAGGTAAGCCTATACTTATGTGAGCAAACTTATTTGAATTACATTATTTCATATGATTTAATACATGTAATGGGTATAAAAACTCAGACTTGAGCAGTTTTTGATGAAGTCGCCTTCAAGTCGCTGCAGTATGGTATGTTCTCACCGGTGAGAAGCAACTCTTTTGATTGACACGTGAACGTGACCAAAGAATtgactgaaacaggaaccaactcTGCGTGATTCATGCATTCAGTGGATATGTACAAATTAATGTAATATTTGAGACTCTCTCTCACCAATTGATAGTACAATAAACACACGTATATTTACAGTTTGTAAATGTGTGATATGGGTGTTAGAGACATTTATTTCAACATTACAAAGAACATTGTTTAGAAACAATGGCAATACTGCACAGAGCCTAGCTGTTGGAAAACCACAGCAGTGTCCGACATTTCGGATGTCGCAGATGCACCTCCCCCGACTTCACTCCTCGACTTTTGTGTGCAGTCGTTTGCTTCGGCCTTCTCCCTCAAGACGAGCCCAAAGGAACACAGCCTATCTGGTGTGATCCACAGGGTGTGTTCATGCAGTAAGCCTAACGAAGATGAGAGTAGATGAAAGTTGCAGAGTGAAGTCGGGGGAGGTGAGCGACAGCCAAAAGTCAAACACTGTAGAGGTTTTCATACAAGGCTCCGATCAGGGAAGTGGTGAACAGGGAAGTGGTTCTTTCTCTCCTAAAAGTTAAATGCATAATATACAGTCCAGTCAAACACAAGAACACATTGTTTCTGTTCAACTCACAGGACATGTAATGCAGCATGATCTGGGTTGGTCTGGTCATACTTCATAGTTTAATTCCTTGATGGGTTTTCAAGCAAGTCTAATATTCACATTCAAGACTGCATGCTTGCTCTAGACAGGGAAAAGTAGTTAGatgtacagtggttcttcctttaaaaggtGTGGCTTACTGCAGAACAGCTTGCGGggtgccgcagaattctatggcacgttatttaagtgtcagccattgttgACAGAATGATGCAATTTACCACAATCTGCCACCATCTACCACAAACGTTCACGACATAAACTCaaaacttttaaaggaagaaccactgtagcaTGTTGTTGTGTCACACTAACTCTATAATACTGCAAGTCTTTCACCAAGCCAAGGAGACTGATTCCTACCATGTACTGAATTAGAAAGCTATACAGCAAACCATGAGCTCCCTCTACTGGTATCAACTAAAATGAGGGTGGTAGAATAGGGAGATAAAATATCTGATGGTTTTGTCCAGTATTGTAATAAGCTTTGGGTACTTTCTGATACTGATGCAGATGCTCTGATtcagagcaatttacaggagcaattggcgttaagtgcattgctcaaggacacatcaaCAGAATCTCAAACTGACAGTGTTAGGCTGGCATTCAATCTGATCAGGGGTTGATGACAATGCGGCTTTTAAAGCAATTTctgaacattgcctttaaaagctGCATTGTCTTCAACCAGCGATCATATTGAATTCTGGCCTTACGTTTCCATACGGTGTGTATCCATCTCAGGTCTGATTTAGGTATAAAAAAAAGTCTCAACAGTAGAAACTTTAACTTTagttaatttatttaaaaaatactcTTATGTACTCATGCTAGCCAAAAGTTTGAAGAAAAAGAATACAGACTCAACGAAAGGTCACTGTTTTTCTTCAAAGGTACATTAAGGAGTATCATCACTTATtagaaaaatgaaataaaaactcTCCCTATGAattgtattttatatttttgttatgtATGTTTGTCTTGTTGGTTATTGTTTTTCTCTTTTATTTGTTGTTTCCCTTTGGGTGTGTGTATAGTTTTGTGTACTGTGTGATTGTGTTGTGTTAAATATGCAAAGAAAatgaaatattttttatttatatttatttcacctttatttaaccaggtaggccagttgagaacaagttctcatttacaactgcgacctggccaagataaagcaaagcagtgcgacacagagttacacataaccaaacgtacagtcaataacacaatataataattgatataataaataaatgattaccTTGCACTTTGAACTGAAATCTTTGTAATTTGTCAGAATGAGAGGTGAGTGAGGAACTGCCCATTGGTGTACAGaagtaggatcttcatttgagccagtttgctacagcaggaaaataatcctacagCAAGAGGAAATGGGAACTATGTGGATtacaattaatggacatttttttagGTGTTAACACATTGACATTACAAGATGGAAATTACAAcattcagaagcctttttaaacctaaaataaaactacacattttaacatttcctgcattgcaagAAAGTAGTTTCAGGTGAAACAGGATATGATCCTACTATGACCGTGAtaaattaaagggatagttcgaaATGTCTCTGCGTCCAGTtcgaaggaagttagaggtagttttgcgagcATGTTAGCTGTTCCCATAGACTTCCATTAATTGCGCTAAAGCTAGTTAGGAACAGACTCAGAGACATACAAATTGTATTCACAAGTTAATCTGCTTATGGAGAAGCACGaattcattgccaaaatcctaactatccctttaaggacTAATATAGGATTTCGATAGGAATAAACCTTGTGGGAGGGCAAAAGATGACATTTGACTTTCGTTTCACTGAAAACTGCAACAGCCACACCCAGTGGATTGGTACACCTCACCTGTCTCCAATAGTACTAACACGTTGTTCAAACAGGAGCCAGGAGTAACATACGGAGAGGACACTATTCAAGTAAGTTACTGAATTTGATTCAGCCTTTCCCGATATTCACTTTACAAGAATAACATAATAAGCAAAACAGTAATGTTCTTGCAAACAATTTTGAAACAGgaatttacattttttaaacccAGGATGGAAGTAATATCTTTGTCTATGTATTTCCGATTTGCAACAAAAGGAGGAAAGGTCAGGAAGGAAAGTGACACATTTTCAGAAGATATGTCTCAAAGAGCAAGACATTCTGGTAAGCACTGTCCCCTTAACTATCTCCAGATCATTGTAGATTATGCCATCAAATACATAGCCTCAAACCTCTAACAAACGTTTTATTCCTGACATGTTCAATGCAAACAAATGAAGCAATATTTAATTTAGTTTCATTAATTTTTAAACACGGACTCCACCGAGCACCGGTGTGTGCCATCGTACGCATGTTGATTTCGTCCATCCACACCAGATGTGATTGGGacatgcaggttgaaatatcTAAATGAACTATGAACTGACTagattcatttggggacaggtcaaaacacttgaaatattcatggacatttagctagctagcttgctgttgctagctaatttgtcctgggatataaacattgggttgttattttacatgaaatgcacaaggtccttttTTTCCCTGGATCTTTGTAGACTTTTTTTTTCACAAAATCATTCATCCACAGATGAAAGGGTAATCCTAGTTAGTTTCAGTTcagctttcaatcacccacgtgggtatatgctcctaaaaccaatgaagagatgggagatgcgggacttgcagcgcgtcaagtgccaaaaataaaaacaagttccattttagcgcctggctatgCAGAAGCTCATTGATGCGTAGTTTGGGGGAAATTACTGAATAACATGTATctgtaaatgtattttgcaatgcTGGCACCGTGAAATGCAGTGCATGTAAGATTGTAACATTGTAGGATGCATAACTTGCACAAGTACAGGTTGTATCAACTGTCTTGTCGTTTGATTTCAGGGAGGGGCTTTACTGGTAGTCCTTATACCAGGAACAGGGGAAACCGTGAAGCACTGTCTGTTCATCAGGACACTAGACCACGAAGGATTAGACCAAATGGTGACTAGTCTTTGTACTACTATTTGTATTTCATGCTTAATTCAGACATTCACTCAACGAACACTACATACGAATTTAAGAGAAGTATGAAGatgtttatatacagtatgtctcaTATATTTGTAAGACTGAAAGGACAGCGAGGATATATATTTAATTTCGATGTAATATTGCAATGTATTATCATATCAATACAACAATGAATATAATTGTTCCTCAAATTGTGTTTTAATATTTCTTAAAAAATACATATGAATAAAAATACTGCATACAACTGTGTTTTTGCCGATTCAAAGGTGGTGGAATCTGACTACCATTATATGGTTTAGAAATAGACAGTCATTCACGTTTTAGAGTATGTTGAAGGTATTTGCATAACGTGATATATGATGATCTTACTTTATCCTATTTGACTAATTCTGGTTTTGTCTACTGAATTGTCGCTTGATTGCAGGGAGGGGATTTACTAACAGGCCTAACACCAGGAACAGGGGAAACCTTGAAGACCTGTCTGTTCACCAGTTCCCTAGACCTCAAGGAATCAGACAAAACGGTAACCAGTCTTTGTATTTAATGCTTAATTCAGTGTGTACTCCATGAACAAACACAGTGCATACACATTAGAGAGAAGGAAGTTTACGAATATACAATACTATGCTGACTATAATCTGTCTTTGTTTTAAAATAATTGTGTTCAACTATGACTGTGTAGTACTGATTTAGAAAAACACCAATCATAAATATTTCTGATTATGTTAGAGATAATTATATAACGTGATAAATGTATGATGATCTTGACTTATAATGTCCTATTTGACACAGCTGGCACTCAAGGAATATTCACACCCAAAAGGCACCTGTCAAACATGATTGTCTCCCTCTTGCAACCACTGTCCATTGTAGAAGATGCTGGTTTCCAGGCATTTGTGGATGCCATAAAACAACCTGGCACCCTCATTCCAAAGGAGACATTTTCTATTCGAAAAGACCTTCTCAGAATGTACAATAAGACGAGGCAGAAGGTAGAGCAATCCCTTGCCTTGGCTCATGACATTGTCTTAGCAGCTGAACTGTGGGTTGCAAGAGCAGAAGAGTCCTATCTGACAGTGACTTGCCATGTCATCGACAGAGAATGGAACCTCAATTCCTACGTATTGGAAACAACTAAAGTCCTGGGTGAAGATACGTCAGTCGACATAGTAAAACAACTGTTAGGAATTGCAAACGACTGGGGAATAAAAGAAAAGATTCACACCGTGGTGACAAACATAGATGGATCCATGAGAGAAGAGATTTCTAGAAATGGATGGACACACATTCCTTGCTTTGCCCACACTTTAAACCTGGTGTTCAAAGATACATTGATGGAGGATCCTGTTCTTGAGGAAATGCTGAGGAAGTGTCAGAAGATTGTGAGGTTCTTCCACAATGACATAGAAGCTGAGAAAAAGCTAAAAGAGGCTCAACTCCAACAACAGTTGCCTCATCATGGCCTGATCCAGTCTGTTGGTGATGGATGGTTCTCTTGCTTCCACATGCTGAAGAGACTTGCTGAGCAATACATGGCTATCAACACGGTGCTTAGCCAAAGGCAAGAGTTCGACCTCTGTCTTAATGGATCTGACATAACTAAAGCCTCCAGTGCGGTAGCAGCCCTTCAGCCTTTCAAAGATGTGACAGAGGAGATGTTACAGAGATGCAAAGACATCTCTAATAATCAGCAGTACTACCTCCTCTCCAACAGCATTCCTTTGGTCGAAGAACTTCAGACCAAAATCAGCAAAGAACAGAGGGGAAACGATGTAGCTAATCACTTAGCCAAGCAATGCAAAATTCATTTTGGTGATTTGAAGAAGAGCCAACGActagtccttaccacagccctggACCCAAGGTTCAAAAACCTCATACTGAATGTCAACGACAGTGAAAGTGCTAATCACTTTCTAACTAAATTGCTTAAAGATCTCAAAGCGATTTCATCTCCACTGATAGTTTCATCCGATGTACCGAACTTAGTTCAACTGCTGAAACAGTACAGTGAACACAGCTCAATTCCAGAGAAGGAAAACCCACTTGCATGGTGGAGATTTGAAGGATCTGTGAAATTCAAGGATCTGAGCAGGGTAGCCCTTAGAAACCTTGGTGTGGTTTCTACAGCGATCCCCTTGGATAGGGCTTTCCATGAGACAGATAAAATGTTCTACAGCAGACGAAGTTGCCTGGAGCCAGAGAATATCAACATCATACTGTTTCTGAACAGCAACTACACTCCTTAGTTGTAAAGAGGGTCAGTAGTGGTCACATGGTTATCTTTTAAATTAGAACAAATTATGGTCTAGCGATCTGAGCTGCTTCCTCTAGAATTGATATGGCGCTGCCAGCATGCGTTCGAATCAAGCCCATTGCTCTTTCAGCACTCACTCTTACCTTGCCTATCTGATAaacaatcatcaaatcaaatcaaatgtatttatatatccctTCGTATATCAGCTgacatctcaaagtgctgtaaagaagcccagcctaaaaacccaaacagcaagcaatgcaggtgtagaagcacggtggctaggaaaacctccatagaaaggccaaaacctaggaagaaaactagagaggaaccaggctatgacgggtggccagtcctcttctggctgtgccgggtggagattataacagaacatggccaagatgttcaaatgttcataaatgaccagcaaagtcaaataataataatcacagtagttgtcgagggtgcagcaagtcagcacctcaggagtaaatgtcagttggcttttcatagccgatcattaagagtatctctaccactcctgctgtctccagAGAGTTGAAAactgcaggtctgggacaggtagcacatccggtgaacaggtcaggattccatagctgcaggcagaacagttgaaactggagcagcagcacggccatgtggactggggacagcaaggagtcatcatgccaggtagtcctgaggcatggtcctagggctcaggtcctccgagagaaagagagaattagagagagcatacttaaattcacacatgaCACCCAATAAGACagcagaagtactccagatataacagactgaccctagccccccgacacataaactactgtagcataaatactggagggtgagaccggaggggtcaggagacactgtggaccCATCCGATGAtatcccccggacagggccaaacaggaaggatataacccaacCTACTTTgcaaaagcacagcccccacaccactagagggatatcttcaaccatcaacttaccatcctgagacaaggccgagtatagcccacaaagatctccgccacggctcaacccaagggggggcgccaacccagacaggaagatcacgtcagtgactcaacccactcaagtgattgcacccctcctagggacggcatgataGAGCAcgagtaagccagtgactcagcccctgtaatagggttagaggcagagaatcccagtggagacaGGGGAACCGCCCAGGCAGAgtcagcaagggcggttcgttgctccagagcgtttccgttcaccttcacactcctgggccagactacactcaatcatatgacccactgaagagatgagtcttcagtaaagacttaaaggttgagaccgagtctgcgtctctaacatgggtaggcagaccattccataaaaacaaTCAAATATGTAAAGAGTTGGACTGCCCCACTCCTTTAAAACAAGATAACAACTTAGAACTTACTGTATATAAGAACATTGTAAAATGAATGTGAGCCATACTTAAATGAAAAGAACAATCTAAAAGCTGAAAACATTCCATGGATTGTGACTGCCAACTAGTGGAGGAGAGACTATCTGGTCTTTGAATTTTTTTTTCCAgtatttttttttatccaatcCTTCCAGACAATACAAGATAACAATGTGACACGGTATGAACAGAAACTATCATAATCTCTTGGTATTTTGAGGATGAGTTGAGAATCATGACGTGTTGATGTTTAAGGCAGCCAGTCCTGTAGCTTGGATGCTCTGGCAGAGTGGCCCTTATACCCACACTAAACAGAAACAGACAAAAGCAGAGATGTCATACATGTCATACTTCTTTTCAAGGTCAAATTGGCTTCTCTCTACACCTGTAATACATAAGAGAGAGAGCTTATTTTTCAGTTTTACCTTGAGATTCCTATTTTGAAATCTGAAGGTACATTTTTGGTTGAGTAAATCTTTAGTAAAAATAATTGTTATATAGTCATATTGTATGTACCAACAATAAATATTGAGTGATATTATTGTACATTTAGCAAATATACTCTCTGTTACACAATATGAATAAATGTACATTTTAAATTGTTCATCAGTAAATGTACATTTTAAATGTATCTCAATGCATTCCTGTCTTTATTCCAAGTACAGGACAGTTTAAAGGACTGTTTAAACTGATGTCAACTATAGGCAGAATATCCACAGTCAGTAAGTTTTGTCAACTAGTAGAAGGAATCATTTTTGTACAGGTTCCAAAACCAAGACCACACATATCTAATGGTGCCAAAATGGGCAAGTCATACCTTGTAGAATGTTACCAACAACTTCAGGTGTTGTGGCTGAGGTAGGTTGGGTTAGAGTGTTGTTACCTGGGGTAGATTGGACTAGAGTGGTTTTACCTGGGGTAGGTTGGGCTAGAGTGGTGTTGCCTGGAGTAGGTTGGGCTAGAGTGGTTTTACCTGGGGTAGATTGGACTAGAGTGGTTTTACCTGGGGTAGGTTGGGCTAGAGTGTTGTTACCTGGGGTAGATTGGACTAGAGTGGTTTTACCTGGGGTAGGTTGGGCTAGAGTGGTTTTACCTGGGGTAGGTTGGGCTAGAGTGTTGTTACCTGGGGTAGATTGGACTAGAGTGGTTTTACCTGGGGTAGGTTGGGCTAGAGTGGTGTTACCTGGGGTAGATTGGACTAGAGTGGTTTTACCTGGGGTAGGTTGGGCTAGAGTGGTGTTGCCTGGAGTAGGTTGGGTTAGAGTGGTGTGGCCTGGAGTAGGTTGGGTTAGAGTGGTGTGGCCTGGGGTAGGTTGGGTTAGTGTGGTGTGGCCTGGGGTAGGTTGGGTTAGAGTGTTGTTACCTGGGGTAGATTGGACGAGAGATGTTTTACCTGGAGTATGTTGGGCTAGAGTGGTGTTGCCTGGAGTAGGTTGGGTTAGAGTGGTGTGGCCTGGAGTAGGTTGGGTTAGAGTGGTGTTGCCTGGAGTAGGTTGGGCTAGAGTGGTGTTGCCTGGAGTAGGTTGGGCTAGAGTGGTGTTGCCTGGAGTAGGTTGGGCTAGAGTGGTGTTGCCTGGGTTAGGTTGGGCTAGAGTGGTGTTGCCTGGAGTAGGTTGGGCTAGAGTggtgttgcctggtataggttgGGCTAGAGTGGTGTTGCCTGGAGTAGATTGGGCTAGAGTGGTGTTGCCTGGAGTAGGTTGGGCTAGAGTGGTGTTGCCTGGAGTAGGTTGGGCTAGAGTGGTGTTGCCTGGAGTAGGTAGGGCTAGAGTGGTGTTGCCTGGGGTAGGTTGGGTTAGAGTGTTGTGGCCTGGGGTAGGTTGGGTTGAGTGGTGTTGCCTGGAGTAGGTAGGGCTAGAGTGGTGTTGCCTGGGGTAGGTTGGGTTAGATTGGTGTGGCCTGGGGTAGGTTGGGTTAGAGTGGTGTTGCCTGGGGTAGGTTGGGCTAGAGTGGTGTTGCCTGGGGTAGGTTGGGTTAGAGTGGTGTTGCCTGGGGTAGGTTGGGCTAGAGTGGTGTTGCCTGGGGTAGGTTGGGTTAGAGTGGTGTTGCCTGGGGTAGGTTGGGTTAGAGTGGTGTGGCCTGGGGTAGGTTGGGTTAGAGTGGTGTTGCCTGGGGTAGGTTGGGTTAGAGTGGTGTGGCCTGGGGTAGGTTGGGTTAGAGTGGTGTTGCCTGGGGTAGGTTGGGTTAGAGTGGTGTTGCCTGGGGTAGGTTGGGTTAGAGTGGTGTGGCCTGGGGTAAGTTGGATTAGAGTGGTGTTGCCTGGGGTAGGTTGGGTTAGAGTGGTGTTGCCTGGGGTAGCATGGGCTAAACTGGTGTGGCCTGAAGTAGGTTTCACGCTGGTGTCTTATCCGATAGTTGATGTTCTCCATGCTGGGTACTGCAGGCGGAACTTGAGTGGTCAGCTCCACTAGTGGTGCGTGGAGAATATCACTGGCGAAGCCAAGCCAGGTAAAAAAAAGCCATAtcacaacctatgtgttgtgaatATTGTCTTGGTTGCTTTATAACCTGGTAGTTCATATTCCTTAAtacaaaattcaaaaggcactcacACATATGAGAAATCTCTTTGCAAGTGCATGGCAACAGTTGAacaagatgaaggaaaaaggaaaccgcacactgctcttggtagtatcactgatatttaataagcttacgtatcggcttcacggccttcgtcagagctttttgTGTTCACATTCCTTACCACTGTCATATTCCTTGCCACTGTCATCcagtatataggcctaaggctgagacaataagaaaaCACAGTGTCAGAATACATTTTACTACTCCTTTGTTTCTTCACAAAACCAGAGAAGTCCAGTGAAGTACACAAAGCATACTTCATGTAACAAACAGATACATGAGCTACAGCACGGTCAATCAAGttaatgtttccaacattttgtactactaaacaactattgcctccgctattccagcaccatttcaacttccaACAGTtgaacatcatcaaatcacctctgcttagtctaatgcAGGTACAACTAAAAGATACGAGAAACAATTCAGTTctatcaacgtaagctaaatatgatttgGTTGTTCATGGTACtgatttctttgtgtgtgtgaaaGTAGAAAAAagatgttgactcaccctacttgtcgAGAAACAACAATGCCATCCTCCTTGCTTTCATTTTGCAGAAACATCTAGGCATGTCATGCAGTAcacacttttagtttttgttgtcttaggccacctggctaaaatgcttgctctctAGCCTAAATTCATTTCATGGGCAACGATGAGCCAGCTAGGTCACATTAGCTTACTAgcctacatctagctacatatagAACTTCAaccctctcaggccaggggcacaatgtatgactttatggttggatcagaattgccGCTATAATCTTTGGCCACTACAGAgtattaagtaaaaccacaagtccaaatccctatctccatccatggctaactTAGAAAAGGGttcattttagctagctagccaccagtGAACAACGACACAACTACGTGCAGCAATTCAAGTTTTTTCTGTCAATTACTTTTGGCTTTTGATGTGATCTGATTGGGTTGAAGTCAAATActaactggcttcccttgacagttttattttatttttttcatgtgccaggaccattcaccgttgatctcactcagtttagctcaacactATTATTTAATACTGTTTTGTCAAAAGAGGCCAAATGCtctctggcttcccttgcattcaatgctactggcggcaacaatgtcatattattttagaccagacagcatcagatagatgggctacatatacagagacagagggacgctGTTTTGCTCGCTCTAATGATTTCTtcagtgagatacattcagcctctcgTGAATTGAAGGAAAATATTAAACAGAGAGACGAAAAATCTATTATTCTATGTTTTTTGTTGTTACATTTTTTGCGGAAGCCATGAATATATGCCATTGTTGCGCTTTGTTCTTCTGAGGGAAAAAAATGCAAACATCATAAAAATATAGACTTTAACAGATTTGTGTAGACAGATTTCATAGTATTTTCTAACATCTACTACACTAGGCTAGTGCACAGAAGAGAGTATACGTATGTGGCTTGACCTCAGTAGAACCAACCATTGAATGATCCCTGTCAGTGTAGACACTACTTATGGTCTGTCATTTTGGGCTGAAGATATAAAACATAGCCTGTAAGTAAACAAGAATAA
The Oncorhynchus nerka isolate Pitt River linkage group LG28, Oner_Uvic_2.0, whole genome shotgun sequence genome window above contains:
- the LOC135565539 gene encoding zinc finger BED domain-containing protein 4-like codes for the protein MSQRARHSGRGFTGSPYTRNRGNREALSVHQDTRPRRIRPNGRGFTNRPNTRNRGNLEDLSVHQFPRPQGIRQNAGTQGIFTPKRHLSNMIVSLLQPLSIVEDAGFQAFVDAIKQPGTLIPKETFSIRKDLLRMYNKTRQKVEQSLALAHDIVLAAELWVARAEESYLTVTCHVIDREWNLNSYVLETTKVLGEDTSVDIVKQLLGIANDWGIKEKIHTVVTNIDGSMREEISRNGWTHIPCFAHTLNLVFKDTLMEDPVLEEMLRKCQKIVRFFHNDIEAEKKLKEAQLQQQLPHHGLIQSVGDGWFSCFHMLKRLAEQYMAINTVLSQRQEFDLCLNGSDITKASSAVAALQPFKDVTEEMLQRCKDISNNQQYYLLSNSIPLVEELQTKISKEQRGNDVANHLAKQCKIHFGDLKKSQRLVLTTALDPRFKNLILNVNDSESANHFLTKLLKDLKAISSPLIVSSDVPNLVQLLKQYSEHSSIPEKENPLAWWRFEGSVKFKDLSRVALRNLGVVSTAIPLDRAFHETDKMFYSRRSCLEPENINIILFLNSNYTP